One Bufo gargarizans isolate SCDJY-AF-19 chromosome 3, ASM1485885v1, whole genome shotgun sequence DNA segment encodes these proteins:
- the MAN1A2 gene encoding mannosyl-oligosaccharide 1,2-alpha-mannosidase IB translates to MTTPALLPLSGRRIPPLSLGASSIPHHRATLRLSEKFILLLILSAFITLCFGAFFFLPDSSKHKRFDLGLEDVLIPHIDSDKGDKNSGGFLIHGLGHDEHRHREEEEQLRNKIRADHERALEEAKEKLKKSRDEIRAEIQTEKSKLLEDLKKKENPPVPLAPVPNLPELKSGDPGDPDIREKRDKIKEMMKHAWDNYRQYGWGHNELKPIARKGHSTNIFGNSQMGATIVDALDTLYIMGLLDEFRDGQEWVTNNLDFGVNSEVSVFEVNIRFIGGLLAAYYLSGQEVFKNKAVLLAEKLLPAFNTPTGIPWAMVNLKSGVGRNWGWASAGSSILAEFGTLHLEFVHLTYLTGNPVYYNKVMHIRKLLQKMDRPNGLYPNYLNPRTGRWGQHHTSVGGLGDSFYEYLLKAWLVSDRTDIEARNMYDNAIEAIEKHLIRKSNGGLTFIGEWKNGHLERKMGHLTCFAGGMLALGADGSPGDKAGHYLQLGAEIAHTCHESYDRTVLKLGPEAFKFDGGAEALAVRQNEKYYILRPEVIETYWYMWRFTHDPKYRNWGWEAAQAIDKYCRVSGGFSGLKDVYSSAPAYDDVQQSFFLAETLKYLYLLFSSDDLLPLDNWVFNTEAHPLPVIRTANSTLPGSHVAR, encoded by the exons ATGACCACCCCAGCTCTGCTCCCCCTGTCTGGGCGCAGGATCCCCCCTCTCAGCCTGGGCGCCTCGTCCATCCCCCACCACCGCGCCACCCTGAGGCTCTCGGAGAAGTtcatcctgctcctcatcctcagtGCCTTCATCACGCTCTGCTTCGGCGCCTTCTTCTTCCTGCCGGACTCCTCCAAGCACAAGCGCTTCGACCTGGGCCTGGAGGACGTGCTCATCCCCCACATCGACTCCGACAAGGGCGACAAGAACTCGGGCGGCTTCCTGATCCACGGCCTGGGCCACGACGAGCACCGCCACAG ggaggaggaggagcagctgaGGAACAAGATCCGAGCCGACCATGAGCGGGCCCTGGAGGAAGCCAAGGAGAAGCTCAAGAAGTCCCGGGACGAGATCCGGGCCGAGATCCAGACGGAGAAGAGCAAGCTGCTGGAAGATCTGAAGAAGAAGGAGAACCCGCCCGTGCCGCTGGCCCCGGTGCCCAACCTGCCCGAGCTGAAGAGTGGAGACCCCGGGGACCCCGACATCCGAGAGAAACGGGACAAGATCAAGGAG ATGATGAAGCACGCCTGGGACAATTACCGCCAGTACGGTTGGGGCCACAACGAGCTGAAGCCGATCGcccggaagggccactccactAATATTTTCG GGAACTCGCAGATGGGAGCCACCATCGTGGACGCTCTGGACACCCTGTACATCATGGGGCTCCTGGATGAATTCCGTGACGGACAGGAATGGGTGACCAATAATCTGGACTTCGGCGTG AACTCTGAGGTCTCCGTATTCGAGGTGAATATCCGTTTCatcggtggtctgctggcggcaTACTACCTGTCCGGACAAGAG GTATTTAAGAACAAGGCGGTGCTGCTGGCGGAGAAGCTGCTCCCGGCATTTAACACCCCGACGGGCATCCCCTGGGCAATGGTGAACCTCAAGAG TGGCGTTGGCAGGAACTGGGGCTGGGCATCGGCTGGCAGTAGCATCCTGGCAGAATTTGGGACCCTTCACCTGGAGTTTGTGCACTTGACCTACCTGACGGGGAATCCTGTGTACTATAATAAG GTTATGCACATCAGAAAACTTCTGCAGAAAATGGATCGTCCCAATGGACTTTACCCAAATTATCTGAATCCCAGGACAGGGCGTTGGGGGCAAC ACCACACGTCGGTGGGAGGTTTAGGAGACAGTTTTTACGAGTATCTCCTGAAGGCCTGGCTGGTGTCAGACCGGACGGACATCGAGGCTCGGAACATGTATGACAACGCGATAGAA GCCATCGAGAAGCATCTTATCCGCAAGTCCAACGGGGGCCTCACCTTCATTGGTGAGTGGAAGAACGGGCACCTGGAACGGAAAATGGGTCACCTGACCTGTTTTGCGGGTGGCATGCTGGCGCTAGGAGCAGATGGATCTCCGGGGGATAAAGCTGGACACTACCTTCAGCTGGGCGCGGAGATTGCTCACACGTGTCACGAGTCCTATGACCGGACAG TGCTGAAGTTGGGTCCTGAAGCGTTTAAATTTGACGGGGGCGCGGAAGCGTTAGCCGTACGTCAGAACGAGAAATACTACATCCTGAGACCAGAGGTGATCGAGACGTACTGGTACATGTGGCGCTTCACCCACGACCCCAAATACCGCAACTGGGGCTGGGAAGCTGCTCAG GCCATCGATAAGTACTGCAGGGTGAGCGGTGGCTTCTCTGGTCTGAAGGACGTGTACTCCTCCGCCCCCGCGTACGACGACGTCCAGCAGAGCTTCTTCCTCGCTGAGACCCTGAA GTACCTGTATCTGCTCTTCTCCAGTGACGACCTTCTACCATTAGACAACTGGGTGTTTAACACGGAGGCGCACCCCTTACCGGTCATCCGCACGGCCAATAGCACGCTGCCCGGGAGCCACGTGGCGCGATAG
- the LOC122930721 gene encoding LOW QUALITY PROTEIN: interferon-induced very large GTPase 1-like (The sequence of the model RefSeq protein was modified relative to this genomic sequence to represent the inferred CDS: deleted 1 base in 1 codon): MLKAVTELELSTAVTQRVKSPVNAFQHLLKELDLEKYVNSKLTLNEVLELGLDHVHHDQARETGLDHVHHDQARETGLDHVHHDQARETGLDNVHHDQARETGLDHVHHDQARETGLDHVHHDQARETGLDHVHHDQARETGLDNVHHDQARVTGLDNVHHDQARVTGLDHVHHDQARETGLDHVHHDQPQAKEEIPWIYLKKLMALNSTAREMASDIHPLDVLCVLLQCADSFLQQEIVTKMSMCQFAVPLLLPPTIGPNNTLMLWTMRGIVKRWKTHVKESSKKLIEENIVYIPMPVFSFVRLGKVKLSKSMLLNNLLSSRAQNHDFFIHENLEGGNVEKKVSKGLIEMSWYFPCGKSDVFPEPVAVTNLRGDLGSNWEQFTFLTRISSAVFIFVDRVPTEAETRRLPTGTNYYYVVTQFEESHKAKWDNFMSTFRIDQSNVIIKDRRTNLSQMVQVMRKTMMSLSTKQITIKNMAYKISGLPICIDEQSEECSRARRYAEELTQDIAVVEKYKEKAMALQGKLWKQLSATEKELCRMSRQGDRSMQDYQSELMDKQASIRQQQSETTMHKSIERFIAATTGLPAAERRYFLKWLQEELSSLARRDILALQVKYNETCLKINDLELKNQTLERCRTELKELDQKISNSSLGLEHFLREMGQIYEAERAMQNRGLMNMNRRSADSFPGTAADLLLDGFPLELIDGDVSNIPIQWIKDVLTELDRKTDGRCRMRVISVLGVQSTGKSTLLNTMFGLQFPVASGRCTRGAFMTLIKVKKTSREELGCDFVMVIDTEGLRAPELSSLEGSYEHDNELATLVVGLSDITIVNIAMENAAEMQDILQIVVHAFLRMKEIGEKTNCVFVHQNVSDVSAQENNMRDKKKLLEQLNEVTKIAAKMEKRSKVTMFSDVMDYDLERNNLYISGLWQGKPPMASVNVGYSEQVQDLKKYLLEFIKRQKHYRNPSSIPQFCKWIESLWKAVKYETFIFSFRNSLVADAYYRLSMQFSLWEWEFRKKVHSKVNSLQNSIKNQSEEAPDRGAHAELKDLENCIHHEETQMIQSLEKYFEDRLENQNVQLVERYREDFIKSIQSLRRELENNAQVKYREAVAIQRETLAIQNIQNRYQELIEEKITKLLERCRKENYRLGNKDLMKEFNTMWTETLEDQQISHVNKRNVQQSMFYQLKRDMGMKGPLVNERLTSECTLRTSSLIDHYLTEEITNEEDHKLKTLVTLLDQSCEEYVDRVVNRGGDYVDVFCYELLNTINEQLGAKTGNVADYSVEFELEIKIFILHKASQKFQDMHERFNHNNHPRAILERLKPQYLSIFADSFQEKDECQSRAKRFTQLCLKPAIFNYIFQNLGDKIMDDVLLGPNNQTFRNRSFFQSTLLEGLLSDMSFQEYVKYISSYEAYAKDWTSKYISKTYRNSPVLESLQEQVLADIISRIKDILNNEECQESPNLSRFLKIFCGMLRKELVLSTAEIKVLAFHSLMNSKQFSSDVEVFLQDTEQEVRSEMRSMSFESLLSKITLKPQDELLKKAIGCGHQCPFCKVPCEAGSDAHENHFASVHRPRGLGQYRWCKNEKLVADICTTAVVSQSQFKNSDTGWTFHPYKDYRTYYPDWAIQPDPSIESSDYWKYIFVKFNIEFAKMYNAKPAVLPANWKTITKEQASSSLRKVYNLS, from the exons ATGCTTAAGGCGGTGACCGAACTGGAATTATCGACTGCAGTAACACAACGGGTTAAATCACCAG TAAACGCATTTCAGCATCTCTTGAAGGAATTAGATCTAGAAAAGTATGTGAATTCAAAGCTAACACTAAACGAGGTCTTAGAACTAGGACTGGATCATGTCCATCATGACCAAGCACGGGAAACAGGACTGGATCATGTCCATCATGACCAAGCACGGGAAACAGGACTGGATCATGTCCATCATGACCAAGCACGGGAAACAGGACTGGATAATGTCCATCATGACCAAGCACGGGAAACAGGACTGGATCATGTCCATCATGACCAAGCACGGGAAACAGGACTGGATCATGTCCATCATGACCAAGCACGGGAAACAGGACTGGATCATGTCCATCATGACCAAGCACGGGAAACAGGACTGGATAATGTCCATCATGACCAAGCACGGGTAACAGGACTGGATAATGTCCATCATGACCAAGCACGGGTAACAGGACTGGATCATGTCCATCATGACCAAGCACGGGAAACAGGACTGGATCATGTCCATCATGACCAACCTCAGGCCAAAGAGGAGATCCCTTGGATTTACTTAAAGAAACTGATGGCCTTAAACTCCACTGCAAGGGAGATGGCCAGTGACATCCACCCGCTAGATGTCCTCTGCGTCCTCCTGCAATGTGCCGACAGCTTTCTACAGCAAGAGATTGTAACCAAAATGTCCATGTGTCAATTTGCTGTCCCTTTGCTGCTTCCTCCCACCATCGGCCCAAACAACACCCTCATGCTATGGACGATGAGAGGTATTGTGAAGCGATGGAAAACTCACGTAAAAGAAAGCAGCAAAAAATTAATAGAAgaaaatatagtatatattcccaTGCCAGTCTTCTCGTTTGTCAGATTGGGGAAAGTGAAATTATCCAAATCTATGCTCTTAAATAACCTCCTCAGCTCACGAGCTCAAAACCACGACTTCTTCATACACGAGAATTTGGAGGGAGGAAACGTGGAG AAAAAAGTGTCTAAAGGCCTCATAGAAATGTCCTGGTACTTTCCTTGTGGGAAATCTGACGTCTTCCCAGAACCTGTAGCAGTGACCAATCTACGTGGAGACCTGGGGTCCAACTGGGAACAGTTCACATTTCTGACTCGAATCTCATCGGCTGTGTTCATATTTGTCGACAGAGTTCCTACAGAGGCAGAAACCAGGCGATTACCAACCGGCACTAACTATTATTACGTTGTCACTCAGTTTGAAGAGTCACATAAGGCAAAATGGGACAACTTCATGTCGACGTTCAGGATTGATCAGAGCAATGTTATAATAAAGGACAGAAGAACAAACCTAAGTCAAATGGTGCAAGTGATGAGAAAGACCATGATGTCCTTGAGTACCAAACAGATCACAATTAAAAACATGGCATATAAAATCTCTGGTCTTCCCATTTGTATAGATGAACAATCGGAAGAATGCAGTCGGGCGAGAAGATATGCTGAAGAGCTAACACAAGACATTGCAGTGGTTGAGAAGTATAAAGAAAAGGCAATGGCCTTACAGGGGAAGCTCTGGAAACAACTGTCCGCAACAGAGAAGGAGCTCTGCCGAATGAGCAGACAGGGGGACCGGAGCATGCAGGACTACCAGTCAGAACTGATGGACAAACAGGCCTCCATTCGTCAGCAGCAAAGTGAGACCACAATGCATAAGAGCATAGAGCGCTTTATTGCAGCAACCACTGGCCTTCCAGCGGCAGAAAGACGCTATTTTCTTAAATGGCTTCAAGAGGAACTCAGTTCACTTGCTAGAAGAGATATCTTGGCGTTGCAGGTGAAATACAATGAAACATGTCTCAAGATAAATGATCTAGAACTAAAGAATCAAACACTAGAAAGATGTAGAACAGAACTGAAGGAGCTGGATCAGAAGATTTCGAATAGCTCTTTGGGACTTGAACACTTCCTGCGGGAGATGGGGCAGATCTATGAGGCTGAACGGGCTATGCAAAATCGAGGACTGATGAACATGAATAGGAGAAGTGCTGACAGCTTTCCAGGCACAGCTGCCGATCTCCTGCTGGATGGGTTCCCACTGGAGCTGATTGATGGAGATGTCTCCAACATTCCCATACAGTGGATAAAGGATGTCCTGACCGAGCTTGATAGGAAGACCGACGGACGCTGTAGGATGAGAGTGATATCGGTGTTGGGAGTGCAGAGTACGGGGAAGTCCACCCTTCTCAACACCATGTTTGGTCTACAGTTCCCTGTGGCCAGTGGACGCTGCACACGAGGAGCCTTCATGACCCTTATCAAAGTGAAGAAAACCTCCCGGGAAGAACTAGGCTGTGACTTTGTCATGGTGATTGACACTGAAGGGTTAAGGGCCCCCGAGCTATCTTCTCTGGAGGGCAGTTATGAGCACGACAATGAGTTGGCCACATTAGTGGTTGGGTTGAGTGATATCACCATAGTAAACATAGCCATGGAAAACGCAGCAGAAATGCAAGATATTTTACAGATTGTGGTCCATGCTTTTCTCCGGATGAAAGAGATAGGGGAAAAAACCAACTGTGTTTTTGTCCATCAGAATGTGAGTGATGTGTCCGCTCAAGAGAACAACATGAGGGATAAGAAAAAACTCCTAGAACAGCTCAACGAAGTGACAAAAATAgctgcaaaaatggaaaaaagaagTAAAGTCACAATGTTCAGCGACGTGATGGACTATGATCTGGAGAGAAACAACTTGTACATTTCTGGCCTGTGGCAGGGGAAGCCACCAATGGCCTCTGTGAACGTCGGTTACAGTGAACAAGTTCAAGACCTTAAAAAATATTTACTTGAATTTATTAAACGCCAAAAACATTATCGAAATCCGTCCAGCATTCCCCAATTCTGCAAATGGATCGAAAGCTTATGGAAGGCTGTAAAGTATGAGACATTCATCTTCAGTTTCCGAAACAGCCTGGTAGCGGACGCTTATTACAGACTGTCCATGCAGTTCTCCCTGTGGGAATGGGAATTTCGCAAAAAGGTCCACAGCAAAGTTAACAGCTTACAGAACAGCATCAAAAATCAGTCAGAGGAGGCTCCAGACAGAGGAGCACATGCCGAACTCAAGGACCTGGAAAACTGCATCCATCATGAAGAAACTCAAATGATCCAGTCACTAGAAAAATATTTCGAGGATAGGCTAGAAAATCAAAATGTTCAACTTGTAGAAAGATATCGGGAAGACTTCATTAAAAGCATCCAGTCTCTGAGAAGGGAACTGGAAAATAACGCTCAAGTCAAGTACAGAGAAGCGGTTGCTATACAGAGAGAGACATTAGCCATTCAGAATATCCAGAATAGATATCAAGAGTTAATAGAAGAAAAGATCACCAAACTTCTAGAACGCTGCAGAAAGGAAAACTACAGGTTGGGTAATAAAGATTTAATGAAGGAATTCAATACCATGTGGACCGAGACTCTTGAAGACCAACAGATCAGTCATGTGAACAAGCGTAACGTCCAACAGTCCATGTTCTATCAACTGAAACGAGACATGGGCATGAAAGGACCTCTGGTCAACGAGAGGCTTACATCAGAATGTACGTTACGAACCTCCTCGCTGATCGATCACTATTTAACAGAGGAGATAACTAACGAGGAGGACCACAAGCTGAAGACACTGGTGACCTTGTTAGACCAAAGCTGTGAAGAATATGTCGACAGAGTCGTTAACAGAGGCGGAGATTATGTCGATGTTTTCTGCTATGAATTACTTAACACGATCAACGAACAACTTGGGGCCAAAACAGGCAACGTGGCGGACTATTCTGTAGAGTTTGAGTTGGAGATAAAGATTTTCATTTTACATAAAGCGTCTCAGAAGTTTCAGGACATGCACGAGAGATTCAACCACAACAACCACCCAAGGGCCATTCTAGAGCGCCTCAAACCTCAGTATCTGTCAATATTCGCCGACTCATTCCAAGAAAAGGATGAATGTCAGAGTCGAGCCAAACGCTTCACCCAGCTCTGCCTGAAACCGGCCATATTCAACTATATATTCCAGAATCTCGGAGATAAAATTATGGATGATGTTCTTCTTGGTCCCAATAATCAGACTTTTAGAAACAGAAGCTTTTTTCAAAGCACTCTGCTAGAAGGTCTACTGTCCGACATGTCATTCCAGGAATACGTCAAGTACATAAGCTCCTATGAGGCATACGCTAAAGACTGGACGTCAAAATATATTTCTAAAACGTACAGAAATTCCCCAGTTCTAGAGTCTTTACAAGAACAGGTTCTCGCTGATATCATCTCAAGAATCAAAGACATTCTCAACAATGAAGAATGCCAGGAAAGTCCAAACCTCTCcagatttttaaaaatattttgtggGATGTTAAGAAAAGAATTGGTGCTGTCAACGGCAGAGATTAAAGTGTTGGCCTTCCACAGCCTTATGAATTCTAAGCAATTTTCTTCTGATGTTGAGGTCTTTCTCCAAGACACAGAACAAGAAGTTCGGTCAGAGATGAGGTCTATGAGTTTTGAATCTCTACTTTCCAAAATCACATTGAAGCCTCAGGATGAGCTGCTGAAGAAAGCGATTGGATGTGGACACCAGTGTCCGTTCTGTAAAGTCCCCTGTGAGGCTGGAAGTGATGCCCACGAGAACCACTTTGCATCTGTCCACAGACCTCGAGGACTGGGACAATACAGGTGGTGTAAGAATGAAAAACTGGTTGCTGACATTTGTACTACGGCCGTTGTGTCCCAAAGTCAATTCAAAAATTCAGACACGGGTTGGACATTTCATCCATACAAAGACTATCGCACTTACTATCCAGACTGGGCCATCCAGCCAGACCCCAGCATCGAGTCCTCCGATTACTGGAAATACATATTCGTGAAGTTTAATATAGAATTTGCTAAAATGTACAATGCAAAACCGGCCGTTCTGCCAGCCAACTGGAAGACGATCACCAAGGAGCAGGCCTCGTCCAGCCTGAGGAAAGTGTACAACTTGagttaa